The following coding sequences are from one Malaciobacter pacificus window:
- a CDS encoding transposase, producing MQIESKIIGIINDKLKNPIYETLRLLNMKTILTKSNFSKKEGVAVHMVVLHFVYMLVMNKKISTFMDQSNDSFKKDVYYRLLSNTSYNWRKLLSLSSLKILSLLHKVQDSKLVRVLILDDTVEDKVGKNIEGSCDNLWSNKAKRKIRGVNVVSLNYSDGYSNFMLDFAIAMNSYARVKIEEFTNIIDHRTNAHKRRLESLKGKSQIAIEMIKRAVASGIYADYLLVDSWYSKPVFIETMNELGLQVISRMVNNDRIWNFTGEKKTLDGIYNKFKKLKSIKMGQYGKKIKFEYFSTIVEHKKAGKLKIVFIKTKENLIPIVSTNLILSDEEIIDIYKRRWDIEQGYKELREHFGFGKEENRIYEALIARITLSFFTYNVVSYINRISNEPKTIGGLFKDLECELHTLAIAMQAFLAILDEIAKIEEVVNRNEDFTAIIDLLRDVTGKLLGFRCES from the coding sequence ATGCAGATAGAATCCAAGATCATCGGTATTATAAACGATAAGTTAAAAAATCCAATCTATGAAACATTACGTTTGTTAAATATGAAAACTATTTTAACCAAGAGCAATTTTTCTAAAAAAGAGGGAGTTGCTGTTCATATGGTTGTATTACATTTTGTATATATGCTGGTTATGAATAAAAAAATATCAACCTTTATGGATCAAAGTAATGATAGTTTCAAAAAAGATGTATATTATCGATTACTTTCCAATACTTCTTATAATTGGAGAAAACTATTATCTCTTAGTTCTTTAAAGATCTTATCACTACTTCATAAAGTGCAAGATTCAAAGCTAGTAAGAGTTCTTATACTTGATGATACTGTTGAAGATAAAGTTGGTAAAAATATAGAGGGAAGTTGTGACAACCTTTGGAGCAATAAAGCAAAGAGAAAAATCAGAGGTGTAAATGTTGTATCACTAAACTATAGTGATGGTTATTCAAATTTTATGTTGGACTTTGCAATTGCTATGAACAGTTATGCAAGGGTAAAGATAGAAGAGTTTACAAATATTATTGATCATCGAACCAATGCACATAAGCGAAGATTGGAAAGCTTAAAAGGGAAATCACAAATTGCTATAGAGATGATTAAAAGAGCAGTAGCTAGTGGTATATATGCAGATTATCTGCTTGTAGATAGCTGGTATTCTAAACCTGTATTTATAGAAACTATGAATGAACTTGGATTGCAAGTCATTTCAAGAATGGTAAACAATGACAGGATATGGAATTTTACAGGAGAGAAAAAGACCCTTGATGGCATCTATAACAAATTTAAAAAGCTTAAATCTATCAAGATGGGTCAATATGGCAAAAAGATAAAGTTTGAGTATTTTTCAACCATAGTTGAACATAAAAAAGCTGGTAAATTAAAAATTGTTTTTATAAAAACAAAAGAGAATTTAATACCAATCGTATCAACCAATCTTATACTTAGTGATGAAGAGATTATAGATATTTATAAAAGACGATGGGATATAGAACAAGGGTATAAAGAACTTCGTGAACACTTTGGATTCGGAAAAGAAGAGAATCGAATCTATGAAGCTTTGATAGCCAGAATTACACTATCTTTTTTTACATACAATGTTGTTAGCTATATAAATCGTATCAGCAATGAACCTAAAACAATTGGTGGATTGTTTAAAGATTTAGAATGTGAACTTCATACTCTAGCAATAGCTATGCAAGCATTTTTAGCTATTTTAGATGAGATTGCAAAAATTGAAGAAGTTGTCAATAGAAATGAGGATTTTACAGCTATCATTGATCTATTAAGAGATGTGACTGGAAAATTGCTTGGTTTTAGGTGCGAAAGTTAA
- a CDS encoding ABC transporter substrate-binding protein gives MKKNLLYLILIFFTTFLSANEKVVLQLKWFHQFQFAGYYAAKEKGFYDEVGLDVQIKQRDLKYNNIDEVINGNAQYGIADSILILYRLKQQPVVIISPIFQHSPSVFISLKKNKISSVYELNNKNVLFYPSDTDGFSLLAMIKNFDIDVNLIRERYKNDYVRLINNEVDVMPAYITNEPFLFKQKGYDVNIINPTNYGFDMYGDILFTNEDEARNHPKRVEKFKEATLKGWKYALENKEEIIKLISEKYTKEKSIEHLRYEADAIESLINMNATPLGYLDQGRIRYISEMYKYYGLTQSKIDLNNFLFEEISKDDKKIILNNEEIKYLKDNPILKVYNFNSFPPYNFNMNNHPKGFVIDYMELFGKILGVKIEFIQNVSWKDSFNMLNNNQLDILPNIAINEKREEIIDFTNFSLVNFQMSLGVNKQSTIKTLEDLKNKKVSVLKNSFLENILKNNYPEIQLYTTETIKEAIEAVASNKVDAVVDNLSTIEYFINKNWLSNIKTIVVKENNIQTITPLHMGVKKDNLILKSILEKVNEQIPEKEIRKLVDKWLKNSFYEEIKLTQIQQDYLSNKRNINYCINSNLMPIEKIENGNLTGITSEYINIFKEKLNVNFNYVSTKSLKEGLDKLLTLDCDLATFIQNTDEKNKLVNLSDSHFSFPFVLVT, from the coding sequence ATGAAAAAAAACTTATTATATTTAATACTTATATTTTTTACTACTTTTTTAAGTGCCAATGAAAAAGTTGTGTTACAGCTAAAATGGTTTCATCAGTTTCAATTTGCAGGGTATTATGCTGCAAAAGAGAAAGGTTTTTATGATGAAGTTGGTTTAGATGTACAAATTAAACAAAGAGATTTAAAATATAATAATATTGATGAAGTAATAAATGGAAATGCTCAGTATGGTATTGCTGATTCTATTTTAATTTTATATAGACTAAAACAACAGCCTGTAGTTATTATTTCTCCTATTTTTCAACACTCTCCTAGTGTTTTTATATCTCTAAAGAAAAATAAAATTTCTTCAGTTTATGAGTTAAATAATAAAAATGTTCTTTTTTATCCAAGTGATACTGATGGTTTTTCTCTTCTTGCAATGATTAAAAACTTTGATATAGATGTAAATTTAATTAGAGAAAGATATAAAAATGATTATGTAAGACTTATTAATAATGAAGTTGATGTAATGCCTGCATATATTACAAATGAGCCATTTTTATTTAAGCAAAAAGGTTATGATGTAAATATTATAAATCCTACTAATTATGGTTTTGATATGTATGGAGATATACTTTTTACAAATGAAGATGAAGCAAGAAATCATCCTAAAAGAGTAGAAAAGTTTAAAGAAGCAACACTTAAAGGTTGGAAATATGCTTTAGAAAATAAAGAAGAGATAATAAAGCTTATAAGTGAAAAATATACTAAAGAAAAATCTATTGAACACTTAAGATATGAAGCAGATGCAATTGAATCATTAATTAATATGAATGCTACACCACTTGGATATTTAGACCAAGGAAGAATTAGATACATAAGTGAGATGTATAAATATTATGGTTTAACTCAATCAAAAATAGATTTAAATAACTTTCTATTTGAAGAAATTTCAAAAGATGATAAGAAAATAATATTAAATAATGAAGAGATTAAATATTTAAAAGATAATCCTATTTTAAAGGTTTATAATTTTAACTCTTTTCCTCCATATAATTTTAATATGAATAATCATCCAAAAGGTTTTGTGATTGATTATATGGAACTATTTGGAAAAATCTTAGGTGTTAAAATAGAATTTATTCAAAATGTGTCATGGAAAGATTCATTTAATATGCTTAATAATAATCAGCTTGATATTCTTCCAAATATAGCAATAAACGAAAAAAGAGAAGAGATTATAGATTTTACAAATTTTTCATTAGTCAATTTTCAAATGAGTTTAGGTGTAAATAAACAGTCAACTATTAAAACTTTAGAAGACTTAAAAAATAAAAAAGTTTCTGTTTTAAAAAATTCTTTTTTAGAAAATATATTAAAAAACAATTATCCCGAAATTCAATTATATACTACAGAAACAATAAAAGAGGCTATAGAAGCAGTTGCATCAAATAAAGTTGATGCAGTTGTAGATAATTTATCTACAATTGAGTATTTTATAAATAAAAATTGGTTAAGTAATATAAAAACTATAGTTGTAAAAGAGAACAATATACAAACTATAACGCCTTTGCATATGGGTGTAAAAAAGGATAACTTAATTCTAAAATCAATTTTAGAAAAAGTTAATGAACAAATACCAGAAAAAGAGATTAGAAAATTAGTAGATAAATGGCTAAAGAATAGTTTTTATGAAGAGATAAAATTAACTCAAATACAGCAAGATTATTTATCAAATAAAAGGAATATTAATTATTGTATTAATTCTAATTTAATGCCTATTGAAAAGATAGAAAATGGTAATTTAACGGGAATAACTTCTGAATATATAAATATTTTTAAAGAAAAATTGAATGTAAATTTCAATTATGTATCAACTAAGTCACTTAAAGAAGGTTTAGATAAATTATTAACACTTGATTGTGATTTAGCTACATTTATTCAAAATACAGATGAAAAAAATAAATTAGTTAATCTATCTGATTCACATTTTTCTTTCCCTTTTGTTTTAGTTACTTAA
- a CDS encoding rhodanese-like domain-containing protein, whose translation MNKKILTTLVVLSSTIYLNGMDITKAPTPKKEKAKTDLGLYVTATEASKYLEANKSSILIDVRSPGELKFIGAASRMDIHVPLMLVDPSKYNPKKGGYAMKKNKYAVEEIVFELNNKKVKKDEAIFVTCRSGSTRAAPIVNALAKKGYTNVWTLVDGYEGGKAKDGQFKGERVVDGWLHSGLDWSWKVSEEKLWFECKYKELFSKEDKLKCNM comes from the coding sequence ATGAATAAAAAAATATTAACTACTTTAGTAGTATTAAGTTCAACAATTTATCTAAATGGTATGGATATTACTAAAGCTCCTACTCCAAAAAAAGAAAAAGCCAAAACAGATTTAGGGCTTTATGTAACTGCTACAGAAGCTTCAAAGTATTTAGAAGCTAATAAATCATCGATTTTAATAGATGTTAGAAGTCCAGGGGAATTAAAGTTTATTGGTGCAGCAAGTAGAATGGATATACATGTGCCTTTAATGTTAGTTGATCCAAGTAAGTATAATCCTAAAAAAGGTGGTTATGCAATGAAAAAAAATAAATATGCTGTTGAAGAGATTGTTTTTGAATTAAACAATAAAAAAGTTAAAAAAGATGAAGCTATATTTGTTACTTGTAGATCTGGTTCTACAAGAGCAGCACCTATTGTAAATGCACTAGCAAAAAAAGGTTATACAAATGTATGGACATTAGTTGATGGCTATGAGGGTGGAAAAGCTAAAGATGGACAATTTAAGGGTGAAAGAGTTGTTGATGGTTGGCTTCATAGTGGCTTAGATTGGAGTTGGAAAGTTTCTGAGGAAAAACTATGGTTTGAGTGTAAATATAAAGAATTGTTTTCAAAAGAGGACAAACTAAAGTGTAATATGTAA
- a CDS encoding cache domain-containing protein, whose amino-acid sequence MSETILKKENSVLKLIKYGALISIIIVSLLITILFVKEKNDLLSSDIKKIEENYLSLNNRTIENLVNKIYNLIELEKDFEKEDFNSEIKEEVTQAYSLILSLYNEKINQKEFSQEKFIGSIKNALRDIRFNNDGYLFLYTMDGKNIFNGEFPAIEGKNLWEHKDSKGTFLLKEMYSILKNKDETFYEWFWKEKPSDKLEYKKIGFFKRIPELNMFIGAGYYEKNLKKRTQTRILKKLNSLKLKEPEHIFIYDLKGTCLVNPKKELIGTNRYNVQSEDGKFILRDLIDFSIKNKEGFIQYNSTVKLNESLISNDKISFVKLYEDWNWMIGSGFYLEELKKRIIEKKEDLIISNKKTINEIILIAIITTFLMIIVSFYLSNIINNIFLDYKKRIDLEMNNTLEKEKLLMQQSKMATMGEMIASIAHQWKQPLNLISISNGLLKINNQEKGFSTLQEITNAIDNIDNSVHNLSQTIDDFKNFFSPNKEKVTFNILDAVEDTFKLINTQFKNNDIVIIKNIKDIELFGYKNELLQVLINILKNSKEALVENSNLLNKYIFITVENNQNKVTIKIKDNAGGVSKENLNKVFDAYFTTKEKSGGTGIGLYICKQIIETSMKGEILVSNVEYKYENENHLGAEFKIIIPINLDKDIK is encoded by the coding sequence GTGAGTGAAACAATTCTAAAAAAAGAGAACAGTGTCTTAAAATTGATAAAATATGGGGCATTAATTTCAATAATAATTGTTTCACTTCTTATAACAATACTTTTCGTAAAAGAAAAAAATGATCTTTTGTCTTCTGATATAAAGAAGATAGAAGAGAATTATTTATCTTTAAATAACAGAACTATCGAAAATCTTGTAAATAAAATATATAACTTAATTGAATTAGAAAAAGATTTTGAAAAAGAAGACTTTAATTCAGAAATAAAAGAAGAAGTAACTCAAGCTTATTCTTTAATCTTATCCCTTTATAATGAAAAAATAAATCAAAAAGAGTTTTCTCAAGAAAAATTTATAGGAAGTATAAAAAATGCTTTAAGAGATATTAGATTTAATAATGATGGATATCTTTTTTTATATACTATGGATGGAAAAAATATCTTCAATGGGGAATTTCCAGCAATTGAAGGAAAAAATTTATGGGAACATAAAGATTCAAAAGGTACTTTTTTATTAAAAGAGATGTATAGTATTTTAAAAAATAAAGATGAGACTTTTTATGAATGGTTTTGGAAAGAAAAACCTAGTGATAAATTAGAATATAAAAAAATAGGTTTTTTTAAAAGAATACCTGAACTAAATATGTTTATTGGTGCAGGTTATTATGAAAAAAACTTGAAGAAACGAACTCAAACGAGAATTTTAAAAAAACTAAATAGTCTTAAATTAAAAGAACCTGAACACATTTTTATTTATGATTTAAAAGGGACATGTTTAGTTAACCCTAAAAAAGAGCTAATAGGAACTAATAGATACAATGTACAAAGTGAAGATGGAAAATTTATTTTAAGAGATTTGATTGATTTCTCTATTAAAAATAAAGAGGGCTTTATCCAATACAATTCAACAGTTAAATTAAATGAATCATTGATTTCTAATGACAAAATATCTTTTGTAAAACTATATGAAGATTGGAATTGGATGATAGGAAGTGGTTTTTATTTAGAAGAGCTTAAAAAAAGGATTATTGAAAAAAAAGAAGATTTAATTATTTCTAATAAAAAAACTATTAATGAAATAATTTTAATAGCTATAATAACTACATTTTTGATGATAATAGTATCTTTTTACTTATCAAATATTATCAATAATATCTTTCTTGATTATAAAAAAAGAATTGATTTAGAGATGAATAATACCCTTGAAAAAGAAAAACTTCTAATGCAACAATCTAAAATGGCAACAATGGGTGAAATGATAGCTAGTATTGCCCATCAATGGAAACAACCTTTAAATTTAATTTCAATCTCTAATGGTTTATTAAAAATAAATAATCAAGAAAAAGGTTTTTCAACACTGCAAGAAATTACTAATGCTATAGATAATATTGATAATTCAGTACATAACTTATCTCAAACTATTGATGATTTTAAAAATTTCTTTAGTCCAAATAAAGAGAAAGTTACATTTAATATTCTAGATGCAGTTGAAGATACATTTAAACTAATTAATACACAATTTAAAAATAATGATATAGTTATAATTAAAAATATAAAAGATATTGAGTTATTTGGTTATAAAAACGAATTGTTACAAGTACTTATAAATATATTAAAAAATTCAAAAGAAGCATTAGTTGAAAATTCTAATTTATTAAATAAATACATTTTTATAACAGTAGAAAATAATCAAAATAAAGTTACTATTAAAATAAAAGATAATGCAGGTGGAGTTTCAAAAGAGAACCTAAATAAAGTTTTTGATGCATATTTTACTACTAAAGAGAAAAGTGGTGGAACAGGTATTGGGTTATATATTTGTAAACAAATAATCGAAACTAGTATGAAAGGTGAAATTTTAGTTTCAAATGTCGAATATAAATATGAAAATGAGAATCATTTGGGTGCAGAATTTAAAATAATAATTCCAATAAATTTAGATAAAGATATAAAATGA